The following nucleotide sequence is from Channa argus isolate prfri chromosome 9, Channa argus male v1.0, whole genome shotgun sequence.
CACAAAGTCCACTGAGAATCTTCaatctctttgtctctctaaCTGTATTTACCATAATTATGTAACAGCCCACCTACAAATGCAGCTTTCTGCTGCTTCAACACACACCCctcagacacgcacacacataaatcCTCCTCTTAAAAAGAGGCACTACTACGACTAGCTCTGACATCCAGCCAGCTTGCAGCACAAAGAGAAGGCAATGAGCAGCGGGGTGTGGTTTCCTACACTGGGGCTGGTGATCTGGCTATGTTGCCTGGGGCCAAGTCAGGGGGGAAAGATTCTGGTTGTGCCTGTGGATGGAAGCCACTGGCTTAGCATGGAGATACTAGTGAAGGAGCTCGTCCACAGGGGCCATGAGATCATAGTTCTGGTGCCTGAAACCAGCATGGTGATCCATGGCTCAGAGAACTACAAGATTGAGATCTACCCTGTGTCGTACACCAAAGATGAACTGGAAGAAAAATTCCACAAGATCAAGGAAGGAGTTTTCTTAAATGAGCCAGGAATCATGGATTTGTTCCAGAGCATACAGCGTTTTGTTGAGTTTACTTTAATCCAGGTGAATGGTTGTGAAAGACTGCTGAACAATCAGTCTCTAATGACCCAACTGCGGGGAGAGGGCTTCGATCTGGTGCTTACAGACCCCTTCCTTCCTTGTGGATCTATCCTGGCTCACACCTTTTCCATTCCAGCTGTTTACTTCCTGCGTGGACTTCCATGTGACCTAAATCTACAGGCTAACAAATGCCCTTCTCCTGTTTCCTACGTCCCTGTGTTCTTTTCTGATAACACAGGTGTTATGACCTTTCCCCAGAGAGTCAAAAACATGTTCATGTCCTTTTTGGGGTCTTTCATGTGCAAAATGATGTATCCTCACTTTGACGATCTGGTCAGCAGGCATTTTGGAGACATCACAACCTACAAGGATCTCATTAGTCATGGTGCTATCTGGCTTCTCAGATATGACTTTGCTTTTGAATGGCCCAGACCTATTCTgccaaacatgtttttcattggAGGTTTGAACTGTGGAAAGAAAGCACCTCTTCCAGCAGTGAGTATTTAACAAACGCCAGAATAAACAAGCATGCATCACATATGGATTTGTTTAAAGAAACTCACAAATAGCGGCTTTGTGTTTAGTCAGGCTACGGTAAATCTTTTAATCTCTGATGTAAAATAAACTAcactgaaaatgagaaaatccCCAGCACaaattatttggttttaaaCTATAATGAAAGGAGTCAGTGGTAGTGATGATGGAAAAGAGAATAATTAGCTAGTCCTGATACACTGCAGTGTATTTCAATACACAGTCATagttagattaaaaaaaacaattttcttaaCTTGTTAAAGCTCCTCAAACCCAAAGTGATGAAAAATGCAGGTGATGCagctacaaaacatttaattatcaTTTAACATCTAACTGTTAAATGATTTatgaaaacacaacagatgAATTTAGATAAAGACCTTCTCTTTGTGCATTGTTTTGTATTAAATACCaagttaaaacaaattacataacTTTTTGCAACCTGCAAAATTTCACTGCTATACAACAGATAATGAAGAACTTACTGACCTACTATCATATTATAAAGGTTTTGGCTGCTTATTAGGATTTACATCGATTTTGCataaaacattatgaaaaaacaggcatttctctgtaatttttgtgtcttttctaaTGTTTGTGCAGGACTTGGAGGAATTTGTGGATGGCTCAGGAGACGATGGCTTCATTGTCTTTACTCTGGGCTCAATGGTTTCCAACCTGCCTGAAGAGAAGGCCAAACAATTCTTTGATGCCTTTCGGCAAATTCCGCAAAGGGTAACAACGATCTTAACAGATTAAAGCACTTTAATTAGAACAATGTCAGTTCAGTTCTATTTGTTTAACAGTTCTTGTTTTCTGATCAAACAAAAGGTAGTTATCATGTTTCTGTGGTGCAGcaaacatttgtacattaaCCAGAGATTCCACCACTAGCTATATATGATTAAACCACAGAACTTTGTCCAGTCTCACATTGCTttagataaaacaaatgttatttgtgtttcaggTTCTGTGGAGGTACACTGGAGTCCCACCTAAAGATGTTCCCAAAAATGTCAGACTCATGAAGTGGTTACCTCAGAATGATCTCCTAGGTGTGTTTACTTTTACCTAAAAATATCCTTTTGTCGATGCCATTGGTTTCTGGTGTATGGGAGAGTAATTGTGGCTTTTCCTATGCCATCAGCTCATCCCAAGGCTAAGGTGTTCATCACTCATGGAGGTACCCATGGCGTCTATGAGGGTATCTGTAATGCTGTGCCCATGTTGATGTTTCCCCTGTTTGGGGATCAGAGCGATAACGTATTTCGCATGGTGGTCCGGGGTGTTGCAGAGAAACTTGCTGCTCATGATGTGACAACTAAGAAAATATTGGATGCGCTAAAAAAACTCATTCATGATAAAAGGTAAGATAA
It contains:
- the LOC137133623 gene encoding UDP-glucuronosyltransferase-like; the encoded protein is MSSGVWFPTLGLVIWLCCLGPSQGGKILVVPVDGSHWLSMEILVKELVHRGHEIIVLVPETSMVIHGSENYKIEIYPVSYTKDELEEKFHKIKEGVFLNEPGIMDLFQSIQRFVEFTLIQVNGCERLLNNQSLMTQLRGEGFDLVLTDPFLPCGSILAHTFSIPAVYFLRGLPCDLNLQANKCPSPVSYVPVFFSDNTGVMTFPQRVKNMFMSFLGSFMCKMMYPHFDDLVSRHFGDITTYKDLISHGAIWLLRYDFAFEWPRPILPNMFFIGGLNCGKKAPLPADLEEFVDGSGDDGFIVFTLGSMVSNLPEEKAKQFFDAFRQIPQRVLWRYTGVPPKDVPKNVRLMKWLPQNDLLAHPKAKVFITHGGTHGVYEGICNAVPMLMFPLFGDQSDNVFRMVVRGVAEKLAAHDVTTKKILDALKKLIHDKSYKEKIVKLSQIHLDRPIEPLDLAAFWTEFVIKHKGAVHLRVAAHDLNWIQYHSLDVIGFLLIILLTVVWVMLKCCLFCTRKCCRKGAPKTKSE